Sequence from the Blastopirellula marina genome:
TGAAAAGCCAAATAAATAACGCGCGCACTATTTTGCAACAGGGAGAAGGTGACAAGTTGATCACCTGTATCCACGAGTTGCACGATGACTTCCGAAAATCTTGACCCGTCTAGGCTCGTTTCGATCAAGGAACTGAGCCAGTCGGCCAATGTTCCTGTCGTCACCTTACGGCGATGGGCTCGACAGGGGAAAATCCCCTACTATCAGCCAGGCGGCAAGAATGGCCGCCTGTTCTTTCCAGCCGATGCCATTCAGGCGTCGGAGTCTACTTCTCCCGCTTCGGAGCGTTCTACGCCCCAAGCGGGGCGAACTCCGAAGTGGATGTCTTAACGTGGGAATCCACTAGGAGGTTCGAATGGCTAAGCCCCACCAGGGATGGACTCCCCATTTCCAGTGGCGATTGTTTCAGCGGGACGGCGTGTACTACGCGGACGGTCGCTCGAATCAGCCTGATCTGGGGAAACACTCTTTGGCCACGCGCATTAAGTCGGAGGCCACGGGGCGATTAAAACTGCTCGACCATCGTATGGCCTTGGCAAACGGTTTTATTGCCGAGCCCGCTCCCCAGGCTACAACCCCAGAGATTTCGATCGAAGCTGGCTGGAAGGAGTATCTCGAGCACTGCAAACGCCCCCGAGTCATGGGGGGCAAGTCTGAGAATACGGTCAAACGATATCGCGCCGTAGGAGACAAATTCACGCAGTTCTGTCACGAGCGGAACATCCTTGTGTGGCGTGCGGTCACCAAGACGATCGTCGAGGCGTATGGGCGCCACCTCAATAGTCTGGAC
This genomic interval carries:
- a CDS encoding helix-turn-helix domain-containing protein, producing the protein MTSENLDPSRLVSIKELSQSANVPVVTLRRWARQGKIPYYQPGGKNGRLFFPADAIQASESTSPASERSTPQAGRTPKWMS